The Clostridium cylindrosporum DSM 605 genome has a window encoding:
- the hisG gene encoding ATP phosphoribosyltransferase: MDYINIALGKGRIAKKSIELLEKIGITFDDYSDDSRKLIFENKKDKVRLVFVKATDVPVYVERGAADIGVVGKDTLLEENRELYEILDLNFGKCKFSVAAPTGYSYGKSGKLKVATKYPHVAKMHFSKKGEDIDIIKLNGSVELAPLVGLSDVIVDIVETGTTLKENGLVVIEDICSISAKMVVNRASFKVKNEKIEEIIEKTRALVKEDK, encoded by the coding sequence TTGGATTATATTAATATAGCATTAGGTAAAGGCAGAATAGCTAAAAAAAGCATAGAGCTACTTGAAAAAATAGGAATAACATTTGATGATTATTCAGATGATAGTAGAAAATTAATATTTGAAAATAAAAAGGATAAAGTTAGACTTGTTTTTGTTAAGGCTACTGATGTTCCTGTTTATGTTGAAAGAGGAGCTGCTGATATAGGGGTTGTTGGTAAGGATACACTACTTGAGGAAAATAGGGAGCTTTATGAAATACTTGACCTTAACTTTGGAAAATGTAAGTTTTCAGTTGCGGCACCTACTGGATACAGCTATGGTAAGTCAGGCAAATTAAAGGTTGCTACAAAGTATCCACATGTTGCAAAGATGCATTTTAGCAAAAAAGGTGAAGATATTGATATTATTAAGCTTAACGGTTCAGTTGAACTTGCACCCCTTGTTGGCCTTTCAGATGTAATAGTAGACATTGTAGAAACTGGAACAACACTTAAGGAAAATGGTCTTGTTGTTATAGAAGATATATGTTCTATAAGTGCAAAAATGGTTGTAAACAGAGCAAGCTTTAAGGTTAAAAATGAAAAAATAGAAGAAATAATAGAAAAAACACGCGCTTTAGTTAAGGAGGATAAATAA
- the hisZ gene encoding ATP phosphoribosyltransferase regulatory subunit encodes MESIKGFVPEGVEDINSLEFGMKDKVIEGINQVFKSFGYKQILTPTFEYYDLFNDIKGTIDKEEMFKLIDRNGRILVLRPDVTIPIARMGLSSYKEKKEALKFSYSTSVYRMQSIENGGKAEFIQSGVEFLGEEGVDSDAEIIVIAIKSLLKCGFNNFKIDIGEASYFKCLLDETKLLNSEINEIKKYIEAKNFTGLEFYIHSLSIDENVKKVILSLPSLYGNVDRVIERAKELSLNENMKKAVDNLGKIYEVLKEYGYEKYILADLGIVSHINYYTGLVFKGYVNGYGREVLGGGRYDNLTKTYGEYMPSTGFGINIDAIIEAMKINSLCDEAVENVDYGIIYETDKRKDAIRIASLLRDAGYSVDTRKLKGNESGLNGYNRIILIKDRIYISNKEDDKESFEGTYEFIESLGKMV; translated from the coding sequence ATGGAGAGTATTAAGGGATTTGTACCTGAAGGTGTTGAGGATATTAATAGCTTAGAATTTGGGATGAAAGACAAGGTAATAGAGGGGATTAATCAGGTGTTTAAAAGTTTTGGATATAAGCAGATATTAACTCCAACATTTGAATACTACGACCTTTTCAATGACATTAAGGGAACTATAGACAAGGAAGAAATGTTTAAGTTAATAGATAGAAATGGAAGAATCCTTGTTTTAAGACCAGACGTTACTATTCCAATAGCTAGAATGGGGTTATCAAGCTATAAGGAGAAAAAAGAGGCGCTAAAGTTTTCATACTCAACAAGTGTATATAGAATGCAAAGTATTGAAAACGGAGGAAAAGCAGAATTTATTCAATCAGGTGTAGAATTCCTTGGAGAAGAGGGAGTAGATTCAGATGCTGAAATTATAGTAATTGCTATAAAGTCTCTTTTAAAATGTGGATTTAATAATTTTAAAATTGATATAGGTGAGGCATCATATTTTAAGTGTCTACTTGATGAAACTAAGCTTTTAAATAGTGAAATAAATGAAATAAAAAAATATATAGAAGCTAAAAATTTTACAGGACTTGAGTTTTATATCCACAGCTTAAGTATAGATGAAAATGTTAAAAAGGTTATATTAAGTCTACCAAGTTTATATGGAAATGTAGATAGGGTTATAGAAAGGGCTAAAGAACTTTCGCTTAATGAAAACATGAAAAAGGCTGTAGATAACCTAGGGAAAATCTATGAGGTATTAAAGGAATATGGTTATGAAAAGTACATCCTAGCTGACCTTGGAATTGTAAGCCATATAAACTATTATACAGGACTTGTTTTTAAAGGATATGTTAATGGATATGGACGTGAAGTTTTAGGTGGAGGTAGATATGATAATCTAACTAAAACATATGGAGAATATATGCCATCAACTGGCTTTGGCATAAATATAGATGCCATTATAGAGGCTATGAAAATAAATTCTCTTTGCGATGAGGCTGTTGAAAATGTAGATTATGGAATCATTTATGAGACAGACAAAAGAAAGGATGCTATAAGAATTGCAAGTCTACTTCGCGATGCAGGTTATAGTGTTGATACAAGAAAGTTAAAGGGTAATGAGTCAGGTTTAAATGGGTATAATAGGATAATACTTATTAAGGATAGAATTTACATTTCTAATAAAGAAGATGATAAAGAATCCTTCGAAGGAACCTATGAATTTATAGAAAGTTTAGGGAAAATGGTGTAA